From a single Asticcacaulis sp. MM231 genomic region:
- a CDS encoding helix-turn-helix transcriptional regulator, translated as MNDTPQEPARTTRLSLLTPLEFAKIADLAWRTDPRGSLARQISEAIGVSESSIERWLKDERHPAPPERIAEALRLADKRMHENSDFLYKVAITLSQNPA; from the coding sequence ATGAACGATACCCCGCAAGAACCCGCTCGCACCACACGCCTGTCGCTGCTGACCCCGCTCGAATTCGCCAAAATCGCCGATCTGGCCTGGCGCACCGATCCGCGCGGTTCGCTGGCCCGTCAGATCTCCGAAGCCATCGGCGTTTCGGAAAGCTCGATCGAGCGCTGGCTGAAAGATGAACGCCACCCGGCGCCGCCCGAACGCATCGCCGAGGCCCTGCGTCTGGCCGATAAACGCATGCATGAAAATTCCGACTTTCTCTACAAGGTCGCCATCACCCTGTCGCAAAATCCGGCTTAA
- a CDS encoding antibiotic biosynthesis monooxygenase — translation MITEIATLRIDSAKSADFEAAVAAAATYFKADAGCHGMSLEKVIEEPGVYNLRVLWETVEAHTVGFRDSDNFQQWRALAGPFFIEPPKVVHCETVGNYF, via the coding sequence ATGATCACTGAAATCGCCACCCTGCGTATTGATTCCGCCAAGTCGGCAGACTTTGAAGCCGCGGTTGCCGCCGCCGCGACCTATTTCAAGGCTGATGCCGGCTGTCATGGCATGTCGCTTGAAAAGGTGATCGAAGAGCCGGGCGTCTATAATCTGCGTGTCCTTTGGGAAACGGTCGAGGCCCATACGGTCGGCTTCCGCGACAGCGATAATTTCCAGCAATGGCGCGCCCTGGCCGGTCCTTTTTTCATCGAACCGCCGAAAGTTGTCCATTGTGAAACCGTCGGCAACTATTTCTGA
- the leuB gene encoding 3-isopropylmalate dehydrogenase produces the protein MGSFNIVVLPGDGIGPEVAAAGVSAMKVIGEVYGHTFNFDEKRIGGIAIDTDNNPYPEDTDKACRAADAVILGAVGGPKWDLGKQRPEQGLLAVRKAMGLFANLRPMDVKASQVHRSPLKREVVEGADMLIVRELTGGLYFGKQTRTETTATDECVYTVAEVERVARVAFEAARKRRNKVTSVDKANVIETSRLWRETVIRLHKEEYSDVDLEHALVDSMAMHLVTRPTSFDVVVTENMFGDILSDLASVLPGSIGLLGSASLGATGQGLYEPIHGSAPDIAGKDLANPIGTLKSVAMLLRFSLNLLTEADALDAAIDAVVEKGVLTRDLGGTASGSQVSAAINAQIRESATVAA, from the coding sequence ATGGGCAGTTTTAATATCGTCGTCCTGCCGGGTGACGGCATCGGTCCCGAAGTCGCCGCTGCCGGCGTATCGGCCATGAAGGTCATCGGCGAGGTCTACGGCCACACCTTCAATTTCGACGAAAAGCGCATCGGCGGCATCGCCATCGATACCGACAACAACCCCTACCCCGAAGACACCGACAAGGCCTGCCGCGCGGCTGACGCTGTGATCCTCGGCGCCGTTGGCGGCCCGAAGTGGGACTTAGGCAAGCAACGCCCCGAACAGGGCCTGCTGGCCGTGCGCAAGGCCATGGGCCTGTTCGCCAACCTCCGCCCGATGGACGTCAAGGCCTCACAGGTGCACCGTTCGCCGCTCAAGCGTGAGGTCGTCGAAGGCGCTGACATGCTGATCGTGCGCGAACTGACCGGCGGCCTCTATTTCGGCAAGCAGACGCGCACCGAGACCACCGCCACCGACGAGTGCGTCTATACGGTCGCTGAAGTAGAGCGCGTCGCCCGCGTCGCTTTTGAAGCCGCCCGCAAGCGCCGCAACAAGGTGACCAGCGTCGATAAGGCCAATGTCATCGAGACCAGCCGCCTGTGGCGCGAAACCGTCATCCGCCTGCATAAGGAAGAGTATTCGGACGTCGATCTGGAGCACGCCCTGGTCGATTCCATGGCCATGCACCTCGTCACCCGCCCGACCTCGTTCGACGTGGTGGTAACCGAGAACATGTTCGGCGACATTCTCTCCGACCTCGCCTCGGTTCTGCCGGGATCGATCGGCCTGCTGGGCTCCGCTTCGCTGGGCGCTACCGGTCAGGGTCTTTATGAGCCGATCCACGGTTCCGCCCCGGATATCGCCGGCAAGGATCTCGCCAACCCGATCGGCACCCTCAAGTCCGTCGCCATGCTGCTGCGCTTCTCGCTCAATCTGCTGACAGAAGCTGACGCACTCGACGCGGCTATTGATGCCGTGGTCGAAAAGGGCGTGCTGACGCGCGATCTCGGCGGCACCGCCTCCGGTTCGCAGGTTTCTGCGGCGATCAACGCTCAAATTCGTGAAAGCGCCACAGTCGCCGCGTAA
- a CDS encoding ACT domain-containing protein, with protein sequence MNHLIHIELDRLEGSLLRILGLVERRGFNIDGAELYDLGEDKRGLSLTLRPREASRNLETLGLQIDRLYGIRRLSADPRGVTTSAIKNKVSA encoded by the coding sequence ATGAACCACTTGATTCATATTGAGCTGGATCGCCTGGAAGGCTCCCTGCTGCGTATCTTAGGGCTCGTGGAGCGCCGGGGTTTCAACATCGATGGCGCTGAGCTTTATGATCTCGGTGAGGACAAGCGCGGCCTGTCGCTGACGCTGCGTCCGCGTGAAGCCTCGCGCAATCTCGAAACACTTGGGCTTCAGATCGACCGCCTCTACGGCATCAGGCGCCTGAGCGCCGATCCGCGCGGCGTCACGACATCGGCCATAAAGAATAAGGTCAGCGCATGA
- a CDS encoding branched-chain amino acid transaminase, with amino-acid sequence MTKLADKIWMNGQLLNWEDAKVHVLTHALHYGTSVFEGIRAYETPHGSVGFRLRDHLQRLEDSARIYGINIPYTLDQMIQACKDTLTANGLKSAYWRPVAFLGENGLGVTPKGDNIKVDFAVAAFPWGAYLGEEGLTKGVDVCVSSWQRAAPNTIPNAAKMGGNYLSSYLIGKEARGRGYAEGLGLGTDGRLSEGAGENLFLIMNGKIHTPPVAASILGGITRDSIIKLAKADGIEVIEQALPREMLYLADEVFMCGTAAEITPIRSVDDIPTRAAGPGKVTKRLMTLFHGLFNGTTEDRFGWLDPIEATVPAE; translated from the coding sequence ATGACCAAACTCGCTGATAAAATCTGGATGAACGGCCAACTTCTCAACTGGGAAGACGCCAAGGTCCACGTCCTCACTCATGCCCTGCACTACGGCACCTCGGTCTTCGAAGGCATCCGCGCCTACGAAACCCCGCATGGCTCCGTCGGTTTCCGCCTGCGCGACCACTTGCAGCGCCTGGAAGATTCCGCCCGCATCTACGGTATCAACATCCCCTACACTTTGGATCAAATGATTCAGGCCTGTAAGGACACCCTGACCGCCAACGGCTTAAAGAGCGCCTACTGGCGTCCGGTCGCTTTCCTCGGTGAAAATGGCTTGGGCGTCACGCCGAAGGGCGACAACATCAAGGTCGACTTCGCTGTCGCCGCCTTCCCATGGGGCGCTTATCTCGGCGAAGAAGGCCTGACCAAGGGCGTCGACGTCTGCGTGTCTTCGTGGCAGCGCGCCGCACCGAACACCATCCCCAACGCGGCCAAGATGGGCGGCAACTACCTGTCGTCCTACCTGATCGGCAAGGAAGCACGCGGCCGTGGCTATGCCGAGGGTCTGGGCCTCGGCACCGATGGCCGCCTGTCGGAAGGCGCTGGCGAAAACCTGTTCCTGATCATGAACGGCAAGATCCACACCCCGCCGGTCGCCGCCTCCATCCTGGGTGGCATTACGCGCGACTCGATCATCAAGCTGGCCAAGGCCGATGGCATCGAAGTCATCGAACAGGCCCTGCCGCGCGAAATGCTGTACCTCGCCGACGAGGTCTTCATGTGCGGCACAGCCGCCGAGATCACCCCGATCCGCTCGGTGGACGACATCCCGACCCGCGCCGCCGGTCCGGGCAAGGTCACCAAGCGCCTGATGACCCTGTTCCACGGCCTGTTCAACGGCACGACGGAAGACCGCTTCGGCTGGCTCGACCCGATCGAGGCCACTGTTCCGGCTGAGTAA
- the leuC gene encoding 3-isopropylmalate dehydratase large subunit yields the protein MTAQSSPPKSLFEKVWDAHVVEPEGATSPAVLYIDLHLVHEVTSPQAFSELEARGLKVRRPDRTFATLDHSIPTLRPDADGNRPYITAQAEIQVHTLEDNAAKNGVRLFGYDAENRGVVHVIGPEMGLTRPGYTVVCGDSHTSTHGAFGCIAFGIGTSEVGHVLATQCLAQRKPKTMRITVDGKLQPGVTGKDVALTIIATLGFSGGTGYALEYAGPVIEALDMEGRMTVCNLSIEAGARCGMIAPDAKTVEWLRGREYVPQGADYDAAAAEWLKLASDEGATFDKEIRIDGSSIEPMATWGTSPDQGAPIVKGVPLAHTEDEERALKYMGLKGGDSRSAAKVDVVFIGSCTNGRMSDLRAAADIFKGRKVAAGVRALVVPGSEWVRLEAEKEGLDKIFTDAGAEWRLPGCSMCIAMNGDFVLPGQLAVSTSNRNFEGRQGPGSRTVLASPATAAASAIAGHVADPRQFMALESA from the coding sequence ATGACCGCCCAATCTAGCCCTCCAAAGTCGCTGTTTGAAAAAGTATGGGACGCGCACGTCGTCGAGCCGGAGGGCGCCACCAGCCCCGCCGTGCTCTATATCGACCTGCACCTGGTCCACGAAGTCACGAGCCCGCAGGCCTTTTCCGAACTGGAAGCCCGCGGCCTCAAGGTCCGCCGCCCGGATCGCACCTTCGCCACGCTGGATCACTCCATTCCCACCCTGCGCCCCGACGCCGATGGCAACCGCCCCTACATCACGGCGCAAGCGGAGATTCAGGTCCATACGCTGGAAGACAACGCAGCGAAGAACGGCGTGCGCCTGTTCGGCTATGACGCCGAAAACCGCGGCGTTGTCCACGTCATCGGGCCGGAAATGGGTCTGACACGTCCGGGTTACACGGTCGTCTGCGGCGACTCGCACACCTCGACCCACGGCGCCTTCGGCTGTATCGCATTTGGAATCGGCACCTCGGAAGTCGGCCACGTTCTGGCCACCCAGTGCCTGGCCCAGCGCAAGCCCAAGACCATGCGCATCACTGTTGACGGCAAGCTCCAGCCCGGCGTGACCGGCAAGGACGTTGCCCTGACCATTATCGCCACGCTCGGCTTCTCCGGCGGCACCGGCTACGCGCTGGAATATGCCGGCCCGGTCATCGAAGCGCTCGACATGGAAGGCCGCATGACGGTCTGTAACCTCTCGATCGAAGCCGGCGCCCGCTGCGGCATGATCGCCCCTGACGCCAAGACGGTCGAATGGTTGCGTGGTCGCGAATATGTACCGCAAGGCGCCGACTACGATGCCGCCGCTGCTGAATGGCTCAAGCTGGCCTCCGACGAAGGCGCCACCTTCGACAAGGAAATCCGTATCGACGGCTCAAGCATCGAGCCGATGGCGACCTGGGGCACCTCGCCTGACCAGGGCGCCCCCATCGTCAAGGGCGTGCCGCTGGCACACACCGAAGACGAAGAACGCGCCCTGAAATATATGGGCCTGAAAGGTGGAGACTCGCGAAGCGCCGCCAAGGTTGACGTCGTCTTCATCGGTTCCTGCACCAATGGCCGTATGTCCGACCTGCGCGCCGCCGCCGATATCTTCAAGGGCCGCAAGGTCGCCGCGGGCGTTCGCGCCCTCGTCGTGCCGGGGTCTGAGTGGGTTCGTCTTGAGGCCGAAAAGGAAGGTCTCGACAAGATCTTCACCGATGCCGGCGCCGAATGGCGTCTGCCGGGCTGCTCGATGTGCATCGCCATGAACGGCGATTTCGTCCTGCCGGGCCAACTGGCCGTCTCGACTTCGAACCGTAATTTCGAAGGCCGTCAGGGCCCCGGTTCGCGCACCGTACTGGCGTCGCCGGCCACCGCTGCCGCCTCGGCCATCGCCGGCCATGTCGCCGATCCCCGTCAATTCATGGCTCTGGAAAGCGCATAA
- a CDS encoding isochorismatase family cysteine hydrolase, with amino-acid sequence MSEESSQVLIVIDVQKGFVTPQSEHVVTALENLQYEFDYVVFTKFYNPDPSPFRKLLNSGSMPPQSPETELALTPRDDAVIISRPLYSCVTEALLVRLKTWGLKEVFIAGIGTETSVLKSVTDLFELNIRAWVLKDLCASEKGAEFHDPAIAIMSQLIGPQHIITCNGTEANMARS; translated from the coding sequence ATGTCTGAAGAGTCGTCGCAGGTCTTGATTGTTATTGATGTGCAAAAAGGCTTTGTGACGCCACAATCTGAGCATGTGGTGACGGCGCTCGAGAACCTGCAATATGAGTTCGATTATGTCGTCTTCACCAAGTTCTACAACCCCGACCCGTCGCCGTTTCGCAAGCTGCTGAACTCTGGGTCCATGCCGCCACAAAGCCCGGAGACCGAACTGGCCCTGACGCCACGCGACGATGCCGTCATTATCAGCCGGCCGCTCTATAGCTGCGTTACCGAAGCCTTGCTGGTGCGGTTAAAAACCTGGGGTTTAAAAGAAGTCTTTATCGCCGGCATAGGCACGGAGACCTCCGTGCTCAAGTCGGTGACGGATTTGTTTGAGCTGAATATCCGCGCATGGGTTTTGAAGGATTTGTGCGCCAGCGAGAAGGGCGCCGAATTTCATGATCCGGCCATCGCGATCATGAGTCAACTCATCGGTCCGCAGCACATCATCACCTGCAATGGCACCGAGGCAAATATGGCGCGGAGTTAA
- the leuD gene encoding 3-isopropylmalate dehydratase small subunit codes for MSNQESNNSFSSRIVVLPEANIDTDQIIPARFLTTTTKAGLGKVAFNDWRYNADGSNKDFILNTIDASEHQVLVAGNNLGCGSSREHAPWALMDYGFRAVISTEIADIFKSNSLKNGLLPVVVDKVTYDKLLANPQQRVTIDLETCALTLEDGTVFTFQVEEFARQCLLEGVDAMGWVLKRLPAIEAYEKANNKEAA; via the coding sequence ATGAGCAATCAAGAATCCAACAACAGCTTTTCGTCGCGCATCGTCGTTCTGCCGGAAGCCAATATCGACACCGATCAGATCATCCCTGCCCGCTTCCTGACCACGACCACCAAGGCCGGTCTGGGCAAGGTGGCCTTCAATGACTGGCGCTACAACGCCGATGGTTCGAACAAGGATTTCATCCTCAACACCATCGATGCCAGCGAGCACCAGGTGCTGGTGGCCGGCAACAATCTCGGCTGCGGCTCCTCGCGCGAACACGCCCCGTGGGCGCTGATGGATTACGGCTTCAGGGCCGTCATCTCGACCGAGATCGCCGACATCTTCAAGTCGAACAGCCTGAAGAACGGCCTGCTGCCGGTCGTCGTCGACAAGGTGACCTATGACAAGCTGCTCGCCAACCCGCAGCAGCGCGTCACCATCGATCTGGAAACCTGCGCCCTGACCCTGGAAGACGGCACCGTCTTCACCTTCCAGGTCGAGGAATTCGCCCGCCAGTGTCTGCTGGAAGGCGTTGACGCCATGGGCTGGGTGCTGAAGCGCCTGCCTGCCATCGAAGCCTACGAGAAAGCCAACAACAAGGAAGCCGCATAA
- a CDS encoding YggT family protein → MAGFIFFIINGLFSFVIWSLILSAILSWLVAFNIINTRNRAMYMVMDILDRITTPILAPFRMLIPPMGGLDISFIVAFLVIKGMQIYLLPPAYMTLQQLIG, encoded by the coding sequence ATGGCCGGATTTATTTTCTTTATCATCAATGGACTTTTTTCGTTTGTTATCTGGTCGTTGATCCTGAGCGCGATCCTGAGCTGGCTGGTGGCCTTCAACATTATCAATACCCGTAACCGCGCCATGTACATGGTCATGGACATCCTTGACCGGATCACGACGCCAATTCTGGCGCCCTTCCGTATGCTGATCCCGCCGATGGGCGGCCTCGATATCAGCTTTATCGTCGCCTTCCTGGTGATCAAGGGTATGCAGATCTATCTGCTGCCGCCGGCCTACATGACCCTGCAGCAACTGATCGGCTAA
- the ilvC gene encoding ketol-acid reductoisomerase: protein MKIYTNDDVSPDSLKGERIAIIGYGSQGRAHAQNLRDSGADVIVGVRAGGSGEEKAKHDGLQTAEIADAVKDATIIAILTPDMSHAEIYSNIIEKHAPKGAALLFAHGFSVLYGRVIARADLDVILVAPKGPGDLVRREYQRGRGVPSLFAVDRDVTGQASRKALGYARGIGGTIGGVIETTFKEETETDLFGEQAVLCGGTTELVLMGFETLVNAGYRPEIAYFEVLHELKLIVDLLYEGGFAKMHSFVSETCKYGDLVSGPRIINEETRERMEEVLADIQSGDFARDWILENMAGRPRYNALMRQDLEHPIEVVGKDLRSRMSWLQNKANVEA from the coding sequence GTGAAGATCTATACGAATGACGACGTTTCCCCCGACAGCCTGAAGGGTGAGCGCATCGCCATCATCGGCTATGGCAGCCAGGGCCGCGCCCATGCCCAGAACCTGCGCGATTCCGGCGCCGACGTGATCGTCGGTGTCCGCGCCGGTGGTTCGGGTGAGGAAAAGGCCAAGCACGACGGTCTGCAAACTGCCGAGATCGCCGACGCCGTCAAGGACGCGACCATCATCGCCATCCTGACCCCGGACATGAGCCACGCCGAAATCTACTCGAACATCATCGAAAAGCACGCCCCGAAGGGCGCCGCCCTGCTGTTCGCCCACGGCTTCTCGGTGCTTTACGGCCGCGTCATCGCCCGCGCCGACCTCGACGTCATCCTGGTTGCGCCCAAGGGCCCCGGCGATCTGGTCCGTCGCGAATATCAACGCGGCCGCGGCGTGCCGTCGCTGTTCGCCGTTGACCGTGACGTCACCGGCCAGGCTTCGCGCAAGGCGCTGGGTTATGCCCGTGGCATCGGCGGCACCATCGGTGGCGTGATCGAGACCACCTTCAAGGAAGAAACCGAAACCGATCTGTTCGGCGAACAGGCCGTCCTGTGCGGTGGCACCACCGAGCTGGTTCTGATGGGCTTCGAGACCCTGGTGAACGCCGGCTACCGTCCGGAAATCGCCTACTTCGAAGTTCTGCATGAACTGAAGCTGATCGTTGACCTGCTGTATGAAGGCGGCTTCGCCAAGATGCACTCCTTCGTTTCGGAAACCTGCAAGTACGGCGACCTGGTCTCCGGCCCGCGCATCATCAACGAAGAAACCCGCGAACGCATGGAAGAAGTGCTGGCCGACATCCAGTCGGGCGACTTCGCCCGCGACTGGATTCTGGAAAACATGGCCGGCCGTCCGCGCTACAACGCCCTGATGCGTCAGGATCTGGAGCACCCGATCGAAGTGGTCGGCAAGGATCTGCGTTCGCGCATGAGCTGGCTGCAGAACAAGGCCAATGTCGAGGCGTAA
- a CDS encoding alpha/beta hydrolase-fold protein, whose translation MKLIVAAILSLFISSQATAETPRKPGDYPLGPDSEVKAVPHGQVIGPVEFHAKAFPGTVRRYWVYVPAGYDVKRPANLLVFQDGQRALNPGGPLRVNTVLDNLIAEGAIPPTIGVFVTPGNLSERYPDNLGMSNPDHRAREYDAVGDDYGRMLIEELLPEVAKTYAFSSDPKKRVIGGTSSGAIAAFTVAWNHPEAFGNVISLIGSYTSIGMHPATATAPFVPGGDIYPGLIRKSKIRPLRLFIQDGSNDLDNEHGNWFLSNQQMVKSLEWANANADPWKLGPARYDLKYVWGDGSHSDQHGGAMLPDILRWIWRDDVK comes from the coding sequence ATGAAACTGATCGTCGCTGCGATTCTGAGCCTGTTTATCTCGTCTCAGGCCACGGCCGAAACGCCGCGAAAGCCGGGTGATTATCCGCTCGGCCCTGACTCTGAGGTCAAGGCGGTGCCGCATGGCCAGGTCATCGGGCCGGTCGAGTTTCACGCCAAAGCCTTTCCTGGCACGGTGCGCCGCTACTGGGTCTATGTGCCGGCCGGCTATGACGTCAAACGTCCGGCCAATCTCTTGGTGTTTCAAGACGGCCAGCGCGCGCTCAATCCCGGCGGTCCGCTGCGCGTCAATACCGTGCTGGACAATCTGATCGCCGAAGGTGCTATCCCGCCCACGATCGGCGTCTTCGTCACGCCCGGCAATCTCAGCGAACGCTATCCGGATAATCTCGGCATGAGCAATCCCGATCATCGTGCCAGGGAATATGACGCGGTGGGCGATGACTATGGCCGGATGCTGATCGAGGAGCTTTTGCCCGAGGTGGCGAAGACCTATGCCTTTTCGAGCGATCCGAAGAAACGCGTCATCGGCGGCACCTCCTCTGGAGCTATCGCCGCCTTTACCGTGGCGTGGAATCACCCGGAAGCGTTTGGCAATGTCATCAGCCTGATCGGCTCCTATACGTCGATCGGTATGCATCCGGCGACGGCGACCGCGCCCTTTGTTCCCGGCGGTGACATCTATCCCGGCCTGATCCGCAAATCGAAGATCCGGCCCTTGCGCCTCTTCATCCAGGATGGTTCGAACGATCTCGACAACGAACACGGCAACTGGTTCCTGTCCAATCAGCAGATGGTGAAGTCACTGGAATGGGCCAATGCCAATGCTGACCCATGGAAGCTGGGACCAGCGCGCTATGACCTGAAATATGTCTGGGGCGATGGCAGCCATTCCGACCAGCACGGAGGCGCGATGCTGCCGGATATTCTGCGGTGGATCTGGCGCGATGATGTGAAGTAA
- the ilvG gene encoding acetolactate synthase 2 catalytic subunit yields MSNQPTGAQLVISTLKALGVETVFGYPGGAIMPIYDALAGSGLKHILVRHEQGAAFAADAYARSTGGVGVCMATSGPGATNLITGIANAYMDSVPLVCITGQVATHLMGTDGFQEVDILGICLPIVKHSWLVRDAADIPAIIAEAFAIAVEGRPGPVLIDIPKDVAASKVEVSSVATFPTWTPPAADPKSIEAAAKMIEAAKQPLLYIGGGVEMANATQELRDFVARTGIPVVSTLKGLGTLPTTHDLALGMLGMHGTRAANTAVQETDLLIALGARFDDRATGKLNAFAPNAKVIHFDIDPAEISKLRHADVAVVGDLKAALKALNPKVSGIQKWVEKCKADKWEHRFKYNAPGKGVYAPGLLKSLSEKAGDKFVAACDVGQHQMWVAQHCEFAHNRGHLTSGGSGAMGYGLPAGVGAKLARPDHHVVTISGDGSFMMNIQEMATLNRYNIPLKIVLLDNSSLGLVRQWQELFYQENYSEIDLSDNPDFVEVAKAFGLSAFRITHRHEVEGALDKLLAAEGPTLLHVLIDPRENVWPLVPPGASNAEMMEERWDEPLDSY; encoded by the coding sequence ATGAGCAACCAACCCACAGGCGCCCAACTGGTCATCTCCACGCTGAAAGCGTTGGGGGTCGAGACCGTGTTCGGCTATCCGGGCGGCGCCATCATGCCCATCTACGACGCCTTGGCTGGTTCCGGCCTGAAGCACATTCTGGTCCGCCATGAGCAGGGTGCGGCATTTGCCGCTGACGCCTATGCGCGTTCGACCGGCGGCGTCGGCGTCTGCATGGCCACCTCCGGCCCCGGCGCCACCAACCTGATCACCGGCATTGCCAACGCCTATATGGACTCAGTCCCGCTCGTCTGCATCACGGGCCAGGTCGCCACGCACCTGATGGGCACGGACGGCTTCCAGGAAGTAGATATCCTCGGCATCTGCCTGCCGATCGTCAAGCACTCGTGGCTGGTCCGCGATGCCGCCGACATTCCCGCCATCATCGCCGAGGCCTTCGCCATCGCCGTCGAGGGTCGCCCCGGTCCGGTCCTGATCGATATTCCGAAGGACGTCGCCGCCTCGAAGGTCGAGGTCTCATCGGTCGCCACCTTCCCGACCTGGACACCGCCGGCCGCCGATCCGAAGTCGATCGAAGCCGCCGCGAAAATGATTGAAGCCGCCAAACAGCCCCTGCTCTATATCGGCGGCGGCGTTGAAATGGCCAATGCCACCCAGGAACTGCGCGATTTTGTCGCCCGCACCGGCATCCCCGTCGTCTCGACCCTCAAGGGCCTCGGCACGCTGCCGACCACGCACGATCTGGCGCTCGGTATGCTGGGTATGCACGGCACACGCGCCGCCAATACCGCTGTTCAGGAAACGGATCTTTTGATCGCCTTGGGCGCGCGTTTCGACGACCGCGCCACCGGCAAGCTCAACGCCTTCGCGCCCAACGCCAAGGTCATCCATTTTGATATCGATCCGGCGGAGATCAGCAAGCTGCGCCATGCCGATGTCGCCGTGGTCGGCGATCTGAAAGCCGCGTTGAAAGCCCTGAACCCCAAGGTTTCAGGTATCCAGAAGTGGGTTGAGAAGTGCAAGGCCGACAAGTGGGAGCACCGCTTCAAGTACAATGCTCCCGGCAAGGGCGTCTATGCGCCCGGCCTGCTGAAATCGCTGTCGGAAAAGGCCGGCGACAAGTTCGTCGCCGCCTGTGACGTTGGCCAGCACCAGATGTGGGTGGCGCAGCACTGCGAGTTCGCCCACAATCGCGGCCACCTGACCTCGGGCGGTTCCGGCGCCATGGGCTATGGCCTGCCGGCCGGTGTCGGCGCCAAGCTGGCGCGCCCGGATCACCACGTCGTCACCATTTCCGGCGACGGCAGCTTTATGATGAACATTCAGGAGATGGCGACGCTTAACCGCTATAACATCCCTCTGAAGATCGTTCTTTTGGACAACTCCTCACTCGGCCTGGTGCGCCAGTGGCAGGAACTGTTCTACCAGGAAAATTACAGTGAAATCGACCTGTCGGATAATCCCGATTTCGTCGAGGTCGCCAAGGCGTTTGGTCTCTCAGCCTTCCGCATCACCCATCGCCATGAGGTCGAGGGTGCGCTGGACAAGCTGCTGGCCGCCGAGGGTCCGACCCTGTTGCATGTTTTGATTGATCCCCGCGAAAACGTCTGGCCGCTTGTGCCGCCGGGCGCGTCGAATGCGGAAATGATGGAGGAGCGTTGGGATGAACCACTTGATTCATATTGA
- a CDS encoding dihydroxy-acid dehydratase — protein MTIQPLRKQETSAPFYGAGALVGAQTGGFAIMHGTLAPEGCVIRTDMFEAAFDCTARVFGHAEAAQDAIMAGDITDGDIIIMRGASTEALTAISRSLDIMGLAEVSIITDSRVGHATNGYMARVIANVAPSAAAGGPIALVRNGDTIHIDLAARRIDLMSDDAAKGAQTFNAHAPKSFAPGERYARMFGA, from the coding sequence GTGACCATCCAGCCCCTGAGAAAGCAAGAGACCTCCGCTCCGTTTTACGGCGCCGGCGCACTTGTAGGCGCGCAAACGGGTGGTTTCGCGATTATGCACGGCACTCTGGCGCCCGAAGGCTGCGTCATCCGCACCGATATGTTCGAGGCTGCGTTCGATTGCACGGCCCGTGTTTTCGGTCATGCCGAAGCGGCACAGGACGCGATCATGGCCGGTGACATCACCGACGGCGACATCATCATCATGCGCGGCGCCTCCACCGAGGCCCTGACGGCCATCAGCCGGTCGCTGGATATCATGGGGCTGGCCGAGGTCAGCATCATCACCGACAGCCGCGTTGGCCACGCCACCAACGGCTACATGGCCCGCGTCATCGCCAATGTCGCGCCTTCGGCCGCCGCCGGTGGCCCCATCGCGCTGGTGCGTAACGGCGACACCATCCACATCGACCTTGCCGCCCGCCGCATCGACCTGATGAGCGACGACGCGGCCAAGGGCGCTCAAACCTTCAACGCCCATGCGCCGAAATCCTTCGCCCCCGGCGAACGTTACGCCCGCATGTTCGGCGCCTGA